Genomic window (Streptomyces cadmiisoli):
AGCCGCCGCACCTCCTGCTCCGAGTCGACCGGGACCACCACGGGCCGGCCTTGCCCGGCCAGCACGGACAGTTCCTCGGCCGAAGCGCCCCGTGGGGCGTGGACCCAGGCGGCGGCATCGGTGAGGAGCCGGCCGGGCGCCAGGAGGTCGAAACTCTCACCGGCCTTCGCCACGACCATCGGATACGGCGTGACGGCGTCGTGCGACGACTCCGCCCGGAGGTCCGGCAGCGGCACCCCGATGCCGATGCTGCTGGTCCTGCCCGCCAGCCAGGTGGCCGCCGTCCACGGATCCAGCCCTGCCGTCGCCGGCTGTTCGGCCGCGGCGCCCTCTCCCGACGGCTCCCCCGACGCTGCGGCCCCGCCGCCCTCCGGAACGCTCTCCCGCCCGTCGGACGCGGTCAGGACGACCAGAGCCAGACCTCGTTCCTCGGCCAGTCGGGCCAGTTCGTCCCACGTGCCGGTGCTGACACCGGGCTCCGACAGATCGAGCGCGATCCCCAGCTCCATGCCCATTCCATCCCTACTGTGCGCTTGCGCAGACCATACGACTCTCAAAACAGTCTGTTCAGCAGAACATATTCCACGAGGCGTACGACCGTCGAGCGAGCCACTCCGTCCGACCGGCGCCCTCGGCGGGCATCACCGCCTGTTCGACTGCCAGCCAGATAGTCCACTCACCTCAATATTCTGGTTCGGATACTATCTGCGCCTGTCGACCGGTCCAGCAAGCTGGGCTCATCGGGTCGGTGCACGCCCCTTCGCGCTCCGCCCGCCGACAGGACCCGGAAAGCCCTCAGGCCACCCACTGCTCGGGACGGGACGGACTGCTCGGTACGGGGCGGACGCCGACCCGCACCGTCGCGGCACGCCTCCCGACTCCAGCCGCCCCGCGGATCCACTACCGGGTCGGCCCGGGAAGGCCGGTTGATCGACACATATCCGAACCGAGAGATCACCCCCGCGCGGAGACACATATGAAACGTTCCGATTCCCCGTCGGCCGCAGTGGCCGCACTGGCCGGTGCCGGCCTGCTGGCGGCGCTGCTGCAGACGCTGGTCATCCCGCTCATCCCGGCCTTTCCGGAACTCCTCGATGCCCCACCCACCAGTACCTCCTGGGTCGTCACGATCACACTCCTGACCGGCGCGATCGTGACGCCGGTCAGCGGACGCCTCGGCGACCTCTTCGGCAAACGGCGCGCCCTGATCTCCACACTCGGCGTCGCGACGACCGGCACCGTCATCTCCGCACTCACCAGCGCGCTGCCACTGATGGTGATCGGGCGCGGGCTGCAGGGCTTCGCGATGGGAGTGATCCCGCTCGCCCTGGGGATCCTCCGAGACCGACTGCCACCCCATCGGACCGGTTCGGCGATCGCGCTCCTCACCGGAACGCTCGGTCTGGGAGGCGCCATGGGCATACCGCTGGCCGGGCTGGTTGCCGAGCACTTCGACTGGCACGTGCTGTTCTGGGGGGCCGCGGGACTGGGCGTGCTGTGCACTCTCGTGATCGCGGCCGTGGTGCCGGAGACGCCGCGGCGCAGTCAGGGACGCTTCGACGTCGTCGGCGCCCTGGGGCTCGGCGCAGGCCTGATCGGACTCCTCCTGCCGATCGTCAACGGCGGCAAGTGGGGCTGGGGCAGCGCTCGCACGCTGGGACTCGCAGCCGCGGCCGTCGTCATCCTGCTGGCCTGGGGCCGACATCAGTTGCGAAGCTCGTCACCTTTGGTCGACCTGCGGCTGTCGGCCCGGCGGCCGGTACTGATGACGAACCTCGCGACCGTCGCGTCCGGCTTCTCCATCTACACCATGCTGTTCGTGTTTCCGCAGATCCTCCAGGCGCCGCCCGGCACCGGGTACGGACTCGGTCAGAGCCTGGTCCGCACCGGTTTGGCCGTGGCTCCGAACGGTGTGGCAGCGCTGCTCGTCTCACCGCTGGCGGCCCGGATGATCGGCCGGTACGGGGCTCGGGCGGCCATCATGCTGGGAGCTTCCCTCATCGCCACCGGCTATGTCTTCATCGCCGTGCAGATGACCGGCGTCGCCCAGTTCGTGCTCGCCTCGTGCATCATCGGGGCGGGCGCCGGCATCTCGGTCGCGGCCATATCGAAGCTGATCACCGATGTGGTGCCGGTGACCGACACGGCCTCGGCGAACGGGGTCAACAACCTGATGCGCTCGTTCGGAACCTCCGTCGCCAGCGCGGTTCTGGCAGCGATCCTGGCCCAGGCCACGGTCACCGCCGGAGGTGTGACAGTGCCGTCGGAGGGCGCATTTCGGACCACCCTCATCGTCGGTGCCTCCGCCGCACTCCTCGTCGTGGCCCTCTCCGCGCTCGTCCCGACCCGCACACCGCCTCCGGGCGGTTCGACACAGCGGACCACGAGGCCCCTGGCCGACCGGACCGGACTGCGTTAGGCGAGGGCGACCCACGTCTCGGCCGACGGCCCCCGCAAGCCGTCACGCCCCGGTGCGGCGACACCGGGCGATGAAGCCGAGGGGAGAACGCGGTCCCCGCGCCGGACACGGCCGCGGGGGCCGCGACGCCGTGAGACGCCATCGGGCGGATCAGCTTCGGCCCAACACCCCCGCTCGGCAGAAGATGCCCTGTTCAGGATTGAACAACTGAGGTAACCGTCACACGGCACTAATGATTGAGGTACTTCAATCATCTGTTAGGTTCAAGGCACGACGGCAAGGAGCCGCAGCGGTGAACCACCACCGCAGGGCGACTCCCCGGACGGCCGGGCGAACACCACGCCCGACGAACGGACTTCACCCCCCCAGAGCCGTCGTTCCCCGCCCATCGGCGGGCGCAGAAGGAGACAGAGACATGAACAAGCTGATTCGACTCATCGCCACCGCCACCACCTCGGCAGCAGTGGCCGGGGCCGCCCTCGTCGGAACGGCCGGCGCCGCGTCCGCGGCCCCGCTGCCCACCTCCTCGGAGCAGCGGACCACCACCGTCGCCACCACCGACCGCGACAGCGAGCGCCACGACCGCGACAGCGAGCGCTACGACCGCGACGTGAAGCGTCACGACCGGGACGACCGGAACGACCGGTGGCGCTGGAACGACCGATGGGACCGCGGACACGCCGGCTACTGGTACTGGAGCGACCGCGACCGCCACCACTACCGCTACGACGGCCACCGCTACTTCCGCTGGATCGAGGGCAAGTGGATCGTCATCGTCCTCAAGGACCACCGGCACGACGTCCACACCTGGAACCTCGACCGAATCGCCGACGGCCAGAAGCACAACAGCCACAAGAGCTGAACGGCATCCGGGCCGCTTCGCCCAGGAACCGCGCCGGCACCGACGCCGACGAGCACAATCCGGAGTCCATCATGCTCAAGACCACCGTATTCACCGCCATCCACCGCGTGACGTCCACCGCGGGATCCCCCGACGCCGGACGCCACCGCGGCCGACGCGCCGAGGAGGGCCTGACCGCCCTCCACCTCCCCGGACACGGCAGACACCGCCGCACACCGGTCACGGAACCGTCCGTGAGCACCGCGAAGATCTGACCGCACGACGGCAGAAACACAGTGCAGAGCGCTGAGTGCCGGGCCCCACAAAGGCCCGGCACTCAGCGCTCTGCACTGTCCGTTCCACCGCACACCCAGCCGACATGAACAGTCGGCGGACGACCGTCGCGGCGGTGCCGCATGGGCAGCCGGATCCAGATCTGGAGGGGAGCCTCATGTTAAGCTGCACTGCATGATTCAGCGACCCGACCTTGCGGCCCAGGGAGCTCCCGCCAAACCTCGGCGGCGTGACGCGCTGCGCAACCGCGAGGCAATCGTGGCGGCCGCGCGCGAGGCCTTCGCGGAGGAGGGCCTGGAGGCGTCCCTGGAGGGGGTCGCCCGCCAAGCGGGCGTCGCGATCGGCACCGTGTACCGGCACTTCCCCACCCGGCTCGACCTGGTCGAGGAAGTCTTCGCGGAGAAATTCGCCCGCCTTGTCGACGTAGCCGAGCAGGCAGCCGCCATGGAGGATGCCTGGGAGGGATTCTGCTTCTTCCTGGAGCAGTACGGCGAACTGCAGCAGTGCGACCTCGCCTTCAACGCGCTGACGGCCGCCCGCCTCCCGGCGCACACCGGGATCGCGCGGTTCAACGAACGCATCAAGGAAATTTTCACCGCGATCCTCAAGAACGCCCAGCAGCAGGGCGCCGTTCGCGGCGACATCACCGGCGAGGACATCGCCTTCGTGGCCTGGTCCCTGGTGGGCATCATCCAGGCGACTCGCGCGGTCGCCCCCCGCGCCTGGCGGCGCCATCTCTATCTGATGCTCGACGCTTTCCGTGCCGACTGTGCCCGGGAGTTGCCGGAACCTCCGCTCAGCCCGCAACAGGTCGAACAGACGATTCCCGCGCTCGAATGCTATGAACGCGGGAACTGAGGAAATCTGCCACGACTGGTGAATCCGGCCGTCTTCACGGTCCGGGTTCAGTCGGATGGAAAGGCACTGCTCAGCCGCCGGCCAGAAGGTGTGCGACCTCGGTGTCCAGGTCGAACTGCCGGGACTCCCCGCCCAACGGCACCACGGACTGCGATTCGTCCAGGAAAAGTCGTACGTCCTGCAAGGAGGCCTCGATCAGGGCGGACCCGGCCGGCGAACTGAGGGCGATGTACAGAACGTCCCGCGCGGCGCCGACGCCGGGCCAGACGCGGATATCGCCGTGTCCGGCATGAGCGGTCATTCCCTCGGCCAGCACCTCCCGGCTGAAAACCCACTCCACCGTCCCTTGTCGGCCGAGCGGCGAAAAGGTCGCCCGAACGGCATAAGGATCATGGGCCGCGTAATGCAGCCTCATCGGTACCGACACGGACGCGGCGAAGGAGAGGACGAGCCGTACAGGCAGCTCACGCTCCGCGGTTCTGATCGATTCCATAGTGCCTCACTTTGCTCCGGTGCCCCCGCTCGGCGTCTCACTTCCGCTGCCGGCCTCGGCCGCGCGTCCGACGGCGCGGCCGATCACCATTCGCCAGACGGATACAGGAAGGAAAACGGGGAGAACGGCGAACGAATTCCTGCGCGGACCCTGCTTTCTCACCCGCGATCTCCGGGTGGCACCCGAAAGCCCCCGGGCCGCGCCCGACAGTCGGCCGGGCGGCACCGGACAACTTCCGGGCGGCAGCGCGCAGTCAGAAGCCCTGCATGCAGGGCAGGCTCATCAGCGCCCGAACGTGAGCAACTGGTCCAGGTACCAGCGGTCCACGACGCCATTGCGGTACGGCGTCGCGTCGATCCACCGGCCGTCGATCTCGCGGAACAGCCGGTGGCCGTCCCAGCGGTACGTGATCCCTTCGAGCGTGAACTGGTCGACCGCGTGGTGGCCGTGGCCGCACCGGTCACGGTCGTGATCCCAGCGATGCTGACCGGAGTGCCGGTGGTGGGTCCACTCCCGGCCGTCGTCACCGCCATGAGCGCCGTAGAGCTGAGAACCCGTACTCGATGACGGGGCGTGTCCGTCGGACTGTGGAGTCGCAGCCGACGCCGAACCCCCGGCGCCGAGGAGTGTTCCGCCCGCGATCGCCACGGAAGCGACAGCGACCGAAACCCGCTTGATGAACCTCTCCATCGTCATCTCCAAAATCAACCGGAGGGAACCCTCATGTTCAAGCTTCGTCAGCGTACCTGAGGGGCTCCTCATGTATACGCATACCTGCGGTGAGGCTCCTCACAGGCATCCGAGAGCCCATGAATGCCGAATGGAAACCGCCGTGAGAGACCCGACTCGGCGGCGCAGAGGGCCCGCGGAGGCGAGGTCAGCGCTCCAGGGCAGCCGTAGCAGGGCAGCGGCGGCGTCGGGTACGAGAAGGGCGCGTAGCGGCTACGCCGGAGAGCGGGCGCGCACCTGCGCGCGGACATGCAGCAGCCGGCCGACCACCCTGGGCCGACCGGCTGAGTCCCGCGACGATCCCGGCCGCTACTCGGCGCAGGCCTCGTCGCTGTGCGAAGTCCGAATACGGGCCAGCAGTCCGCGCAGCACAGTGATCTCCTCCGGGGAGAGATCGCCGAACAGGCCCTGCTCGACATCACTGACGGCTCCGCGAGCCTTCGCCAGGACGTCGCGTCCCGCGTCGGTGATGGCCACGATGTGCCGGCGCCGGTCGGACGGATCCCGGCGGCGCTCCACGAACCGGGACGATTCCAGCTCGTTCAGGATGCCGACCATGATGCTGGCGTCGACCTGGAGCTTGGCGGCGAGCGCCTGCTGAGCCATGGCGCCGGACTGGCCGAGCAACATCAGTGTCGTACCCTGCCGAGGACCCAGTCCGCACTCGGCGAATGCCTGGCGCACCTGGTTGTTCGCGATGGCGCCGTGCCGGGCCAGCAGAAACCCGAGCCGGTTCATGGGGTCGGTTTCGGCTTCGTCGATCACGTTCGCATCCAGGGTCACGCAACGATCTTATCAAGTAGAAAACTATTTGGCCAGACGGATGGTTGACCGGAACTGACAGGTCACGCGGCATCGGCACGGGGCAGGTCGACCTCGGCGATACGCCGAGTCATCGACTCGGGGGCCGTTGACGACGGACGGGTCTTCACTCGCGGCCGCCCCCTGCCCGCCACCGCCACCCCGAGCGCCCGGTCCCCGATCCGTGCGCATCGACGCGTCCGGCTGGGCGGCCCCTGTCCAGGGCGCGGGATGCGGGGCCGCCCAGGCCCTGCCCGTCCTGTCACAGCGCAAGGCACTTCGACGCTAGGCCCGAGAACCGCCGTCAGCCTGCCGATCCGGTCCGGCCGGGTGAGCGCGGGGTGCGCCGCCAGGCATCTATCCGGTCGCATGTTCTATTCTTCGTTCCAGGTGAAGTGCGCATTTCATCTGGAACGGAACATAACGATGGCAACTTCGGATCCCCCGCCCACGGAAGCCGACCCGTCGGCGCTGATGTGCCACTCGGACGAAGTCGGCCTGTGCGCGAAGTGCTGGCGAAAGACACATCGGTACGGCCGCGGCGGCAACCCCCTGTGCTCGTACTGCTTCGCCGCCGTGTCCGCGCAGTGGGGTCCGCGTG
Coding sequences:
- a CDS encoding SsgA family sporulation/cell division regulator codes for the protein MESIRTAERELPVRLVLSFAASVSVPMRLHYAAHDPYAVRATFSPLGRQGTVEWVFSREVLAEGMTAHAGHGDIRVWPGVGAARDVLYIALSSPAGSALIEASLQDVRLFLDESQSVVPLGGESRQFDLDTEVAHLLAGG
- a CDS encoding MarR family winged helix-turn-helix transcriptional regulator is translated as MTLDANVIDEAETDPMNRLGFLLARHGAIANNQVRQAFAECGLGPRQGTTLMLLGQSGAMAQQALAAKLQVDASIMVGILNELESSRFVERRRDPSDRRRHIVAITDAGRDVLAKARGAVSDVEQGLFGDLSPEEITVLRGLLARIRTSHSDEACAE
- a CDS encoding TetR/AcrR family transcriptional regulator codes for the protein MIQRPDLAAQGAPAKPRRRDALRNREAIVAAAREAFAEEGLEASLEGVARQAGVAIGTVYRHFPTRLDLVEEVFAEKFARLVDVAEQAAAMEDAWEGFCFFLEQYGELQQCDLAFNALTAARLPAHTGIARFNERIKEIFTAILKNAQQQGAVRGDITGEDIAFVAWSLVGIIQATRAVAPRAWRRHLYLMLDAFRADCARELPEPPLSPQQVEQTIPALECYERGN
- a CDS encoding MFS transporter translates to MKRSDSPSAAVAALAGAGLLAALLQTLVIPLIPAFPELLDAPPTSTSWVVTITLLTGAIVTPVSGRLGDLFGKRRALISTLGVATTGTVISALTSALPLMVIGRGLQGFAMGVIPLALGILRDRLPPHRTGSAIALLTGTLGLGGAMGIPLAGLVAEHFDWHVLFWGAAGLGVLCTLVIAAVVPETPRRSQGRFDVVGALGLGAGLIGLLLPIVNGGKWGWGSARTLGLAAAAVVILLAWGRHQLRSSSPLVDLRLSARRPVLMTNLATVASGFSIYTMLFVFPQILQAPPGTGYGLGQSLVRTGLAVAPNGVAALLVSPLAARMIGRYGARAAIMLGASLIATGYVFIAVQMTGVAQFVLASCIIGAGAGISVAAISKLITDVVPVTDTASANGVNNLMRSFGTSVASAVLAAILAQATVTAGGVTVPSEGAFRTTLIVGASAALLVVALSALVPTRTPPPGGSTQRTTRPLADRTGLR